One Nostoc punctiforme PCC 73102 DNA window includes the following coding sequences:
- the menH gene encoding 2-succinyl-6-hydroxy-2,4-cyclohexadiene-1-carboxylate synthase, giving the protein MILKKYKFNYFLNGNTNKPLIIFLHGFIGNIHEFNEAIKLLSEDFCYLTLDLPGHGKTEVLGGDEYYQMESIAQAIINLLDELRIDKCHLIGYSMGGRLALYLTLHFPQRFIKVVLESACPGLATEVERLERIRRDAQIARKLSRSILQIDFAAFLSNWYNQPIFGYIKNHPQYDRMIENRLQNNPQELDKSLRFMGTGCQPSLWEKLQENKIHILLLTGEYDKKFISINTEIAQICEFAQLKIIKNAGHNIHFENTLAFVENIKDFLSTAN; this is encoded by the coding sequence ATGATTTTAAAAAAATATAAATTTAACTATTTTTTAAATGGAAATACTAACAAACCTCTAATTATTTTTTTACACGGCTTTATAGGAAACATTCATGAGTTTAATGAAGCCATAAAATTGCTATCTGAAGATTTTTGTTATCTCACTCTGGACTTACCAGGACATGGTAAAACTGAAGTTTTAGGAGGTGATGAATACTACCAAATGGAATCCATTGCTCAAGCAATAATCAATTTATTGGATGAATTAAGAATAGATAAATGCCACTTAATTGGCTACTCGATGGGCGGAAGATTAGCTTTATACTTAACTTTACATTTTCCACAACGTTTTATTAAAGTTGTATTAGAATCAGCCTGTCCAGGTTTAGCAACAGAAGTAGAACGATTAGAACGAATTAGGCGTGATGCTCAAATAGCTAGAAAATTAAGCAGAAGTATTCTTCAAATTGATTTTGCTGCTTTTTTGTCAAATTGGTACAATCAACCAATTTTTGGTTATATAAAAAATCATCCACAATACGATCGCATGATAGAAAATCGCTTGCAGAACAACCCGCAGGAATTAGATAAATCATTGCGCTTTATGGGGACTGGATGCCAACCTTCTTTGTGGGAGAAGCTACAAGAGAATAAAATTCATATACTCTTACTAACTGGTGAATATGATAAAAAATTTATATCTATTAATACAGAAATAGCTCAAATATGTGAATTTGCACAGCTAAAAATAATTAA
- a CDS encoding metal-sensing transcriptional repressor, whose translation MNGSNRLGKESLPISQQAEHSQHHDTEHEHTDHTHGTGEPAHPHVHSEESLRRIANRLSRIEGHVRGIKTMVQQNSPCPDVLLQIAAVRGALDKVARIVLDEHLTECIARAAHEGNIDVEIKELKAALDRFLP comes from the coding sequence ATGAATGGATCAAACCGATTAGGTAAGGAATCCTTGCCAATATCCCAACAAGCAGAACATTCCCAGCATCATGATACAGAACATGAGCATACAGATCATACTCATGGGACTGGAGAGCCTGCTCATCCTCACGTCCATAGCGAAGAGTCTTTACGGCGAATTGCCAATCGATTATCGCGGATAGAAGGACATGTTCGTGGTATTAAGACAATGGTGCAGCAAAATAGCCCTTGTCCTGATGTTCTATTGCAAATTGCCGCAGTGCGAGGCGCATTGGATAAGGTAGCGCGAATTGTTTTGGATGAACATTTAACTGAATGTATTGCTAGAGCTGCACACGAGGGTAATATTGACGTTGAAATTAAAGAATTAAAAGCTGCTTTAGATCGATTTTTACCTTAA
- the lptC gene encoding LPS export ABC transporter periplasmic protein LptC, which yields MAYQFHKRGRQGERKIQNYSPTPSFLFLPLIFFLIFGLVSCGGKSPPASQENSAASSKQDSNLTFFDVTLEQADEVGRPIWKVRAKQAKYTKEKQIGQAESPYGELYQDGKIVYQIKADVADIEQDGKQLFLKGKIFATDPSNGIVLQGNELEWRPKEDLLIVRNKINGTHKQLQAVAQEVRVKTREQRMEFSGKVVANSADPQLQVRTEHLVWNIKEEKLIGDRPIQIDRYKDNKISDRGKGNYAEVNLKTKIATIQQNAQLDLLDPPVQIASNSMTWNMNAETVTTNSPVRMFQRVENLTVTANQGEMKIPQKTVYLTGNVNAIGQRRQSLQSSTLTWYLDNKLVEAQGNVVYRQVDPPLNFTGETAVGNLQTENIVVKGGSSSGRVVTEIIPQEKANR from the coding sequence ATGGCGTATCAATTTCATAAAAGAGGGAGACAGGGGGAGAGAAAGATTCAAAATTATTCCCCCACTCCCTCCTTCCTTTTTTTACCTTTGATTTTTTTCTTGATATTTGGTTTAGTAAGTTGTGGGGGTAAATCCCCTCCAGCTTCTCAAGAAAATTCTGCGGCTTCATCTAAGCAAGATAGCAATTTAACCTTCTTTGATGTCACCCTAGAACAGGCAGATGAAGTGGGAAGACCAATTTGGAAAGTCAGGGCTAAACAAGCAAAATACACCAAAGAAAAACAAATTGGTCAAGCTGAAAGTCCTTATGGTGAACTATATCAAGATGGTAAAATAGTTTACCAAATCAAGGCAGATGTCGCAGATATTGAACAAGATGGGAAGCAGTTATTTCTTAAAGGTAAGATATTTGCCACAGACCCTAGTAATGGAATTGTATTGCAAGGTAATGAATTAGAATGGCGGCCCAAAGAAGATTTGTTGATTGTCCGCAACAAAATTAACGGTACTCACAAACAACTACAAGCTGTAGCGCAAGAAGTGCGAGTTAAAACCCGCGAACAGCGCATGGAATTTTCTGGAAAAGTAGTAGCAAATTCCGCCGATCCCCAATTACAAGTAAGAACCGAGCATTTAGTCTGGAATATTAAAGAAGAAAAACTGATTGGCGATCGCCCCATACAAATTGATCGCTACAAAGATAATAAGATTAGCGATCGCGGTAAGGGAAATTATGCCGAAGTCAACTTAAAAACAAAAATTGCCACTATTCAACAGAATGCTCAATTAGATTTACTAGACCCACCAGTGCAAATAGCTAGTAACTCTATGACCTGGAATATGAATGCAGAAACTGTTACTACAAATTCGCCTGTGCGAATGTTCCAGCGTGTCGAAAATCTTACCGTGACTGCAAATCAAGGTGAAATGAAAATCCCGCAAAAAACGGTTTATTTAACAGGTAATGTCAACGCCATTGGTCAGCGTCGCCAGTCTTTGCAATCTAGTACATTAACTTGGTATTTAGACAATAAGTTAGTTGAAGCTCAGGGAAATGTGGTTTATCGGCAAGTTGACCCACCGTTAAATTTTACAGGTGAAACAGCCGTTGGTAATCTGCAAACAGAAAATATTGTTGTCAAAGGTGGCAGTTCTAGCGGTAGGGTAGTAACAGAAATTATTCCCCAAGAAAAAGCCAATCGTTAA
- a CDS encoding NYN domain-containing protein: MLNNFETDSIFTPEQVLENRGRVAIFIDGSNLFYAALQLGIEIDYTKLLCRLTGGSRLLRSFFYTGVDRTNEKQQGFLLWMRRNGYRVIAKDLVQLPDGSKKANLDVEIAVDMMALVDSYDTAVLVSGDGDLAYAVNSVSYRGVRVEVVSLRSMTSDSLINVSDRYIDLEAIKEDIQKTPRQSYPYRPLSGIGFLEDPRTSDGHLEIQE, translated from the coding sequence ATGTTGAATAATTTTGAAACCGATTCAATATTTACGCCAGAACAAGTTTTGGAGAATCGGGGTAGGGTCGCCATATTTATTGACGGCTCAAATCTATTTTACGCTGCACTGCAACTAGGGATTGAGATCGATTACACGAAGCTATTGTGTCGATTGACTGGAGGTTCTAGACTTCTACGGTCTTTTTTCTACACTGGTGTAGACCGGACGAACGAGAAGCAACAGGGGTTCCTGCTGTGGATGCGTCGCAATGGCTATCGAGTCATTGCTAAAGATTTAGTCCAGCTACCAGATGGCTCTAAAAAAGCTAACCTGGATGTAGAAATAGCAGTAGACATGATGGCGCTAGTAGATTCTTATGATACCGCAGTTTTAGTCAGCGGTGATGGGGATTTGGCTTATGCGGTCAATTCAGTTAGCTATCGCGGCGTGCGGGTAGAAGTAGTAAGTTTGCGTTCGATGACCAGTGACAGCTTAATTAATGTAAGCGATCGCTACATCGATTTAGAAGCCATCAAAGAAGACATTCAAAAAACCCCTCGCCAAAGCTATCCATACCGACCGTTATCTGGTATCGGCTTTTTGGAAGACCCAAGAACTAGTGATGGACACCTAGAAATCCAAGAATAA
- the metG gene encoding methionine--tRNA ligase, producing the protein MNLVNKTEKTFALTTPLYYVNDVPHIGSAYTTIAADVVARFHRLLGHQVLLITGTDEHGQKIQRSAESLGKAPQEFCDEVVPSFISLWQLLDIKYDRFSRTTAPRHEAIVKEFFERVWESGDIYQGQQQGWYCVSCEEFKEERDLLEGHRCPIHTNKEVEWRDEQNYFFRLSKYQNKLTEFYQSKPNFIQPESRRNEVLSFVNQGLQDFSISRVNLDWGFPVPVDPKHTLYVWFDALLGYVTALLEPDAEPTLANALETWWPINLHLIGKDILRFHAVYWPAMLLSAGLPLPERVFGHGFLTKDGQKMGKSLGNTLDPVSLVQRYGSDAVRYYFLKEIEFGKDGDFNEVRFINVLNADLANDLGNLLNRTLSMVKKYCVDNNVPSIGNEGISDENPLKTIGLRLGEQVKEAYKELAFSQACGAILSLAQASNKFIDEQAPWSLYKQGQQESVEKVLYAVLESVRLAAYLLSPIIPNISSDIYQQLGFGIDFNDQIQSSVTAPFATHATWGILSSKQQLGTFQPVFKRIEPPKND; encoded by the coding sequence ATGAATCTAGTGAATAAAACAGAAAAAACATTTGCACTGACAACACCACTATATTATGTAAACGATGTCCCCCATATAGGCAGTGCTTATACGACGATCGCAGCAGATGTAGTAGCGCGATTTCACAGGCTGCTAGGGCATCAGGTATTACTAATTACAGGTACAGATGAACACGGACAAAAAATTCAGCGATCGGCAGAAAGTTTAGGCAAAGCGCCACAAGAGTTTTGCGATGAAGTTGTCCCCAGTTTTATTAGTTTGTGGCAGTTACTAGACATTAAATACGATCGCTTTAGTCGGACAACTGCACCTCGTCATGAAGCGATCGTCAAAGAATTCTTTGAGCGAGTCTGGGAATCTGGTGATATCTACCAAGGACAACAACAAGGGTGGTATTGCGTATCTTGTGAAGAATTCAAAGAAGAACGGGATCTGCTAGAAGGACATCGTTGTCCGATTCATACTAACAAAGAAGTTGAATGGCGAGACGAGCAAAACTATTTTTTCCGCTTATCTAAATATCAAAATAAGCTGACAGAGTTTTATCAATCTAAACCCAATTTTATTCAACCAGAAAGTCGGCGTAATGAAGTCCTCAGCTTTGTCAATCAAGGACTGCAAGACTTTTCTATTTCACGGGTAAATCTAGATTGGGGTTTTCCCGTACCAGTTGATCCCAAACATACCCTTTATGTTTGGTTTGACGCGCTGCTAGGTTATGTCACGGCATTACTCGAACCAGATGCAGAACCAACTTTAGCAAATGCTTTAGAAACATGGTGGCCAATCAACCTGCACTTAATAGGTAAAGATATTTTGCGCTTCCATGCAGTTTATTGGCCGGCAATGTTGTTGTCAGCTGGCTTACCCTTGCCAGAAAGAGTATTTGGGCATGGCTTTTTGACTAAAGATGGTCAAAAGATGGGTAAAAGTCTGGGTAATACCCTTGATCCTGTTTCGTTAGTTCAACGCTATGGTAGTGATGCCGTTCGTTATTACTTCCTTAAGGAAATCGAATTTGGCAAAGATGGAGATTTTAATGAAGTAAGGTTCATTAATGTTCTGAATGCAGATTTGGCAAATGATTTAGGTAATTTGCTCAATCGCACCTTGAGCATGGTGAAGAAATACTGCGTTGACAATAATGTTCCATCAATCGGCAATGAAGGAATTTCTGACGAAAATCCTTTGAAAACAATAGGTTTACGTCTAGGGGAACAGGTGAAAGAAGCATATAAGGAACTAGCCTTCAGTCAAGCCTGCGGCGCTATCCTTTCACTGGCACAAGCCAGTAATAAGTTTATTGATGAACAAGCTCCTTGGTCATTATATAAACAGGGACAGCAAGAGTCCGTGGAAAAAGTTCTCTACGCAGTTCTAGAATCAGTTAGACTGGCAGCTTATCTGCTTTCCCCAATTATTCCAAACATCAGTAGCGATATTTATCAGCAACTGGGCTTTGGAATAGACTTTAACGATCAAATACAAAGTTCAGTTACCGCTCCTTTTGCCACCCATGCGACATGGGGGATACTATCTAGTAAACAACAGTTGGGTACATTCCAACCAGTTTTTAAGCGAATAGAACCCCCGAAAAACGATTAG
- a CDS encoding lysophospholipid acyltransferase family protein produces the protein MSRNSPLEISRTLVAALSTQMFRYYEDRIPQDASVLVVSNHRSFMDALILMAALSSPIRFACHHYMGQVPVMREIVTGQLGCFPLEETQNRQQSFFSQSQLLLQSKQMVGVFPEGTAPMVKSTQPNQVGEFQRGFAHLALRADVQDLAILPIAIASLEEVNTNGFPLRLLSVFDPSEPLFNQAGWHPLVIYRRVAVLIGRPYWITPQHQKKYHGKQARTVVAELTEHCHGEISHLLRQGCY, from the coding sequence ATGAGTCGAAATAGCCCCCTAGAGATTTCTCGCACTTTGGTGGCGGCACTCTCAACACAAATGTTTCGCTATTATGAGGATCGCATTCCCCAGGATGCTAGCGTTTTGGTAGTCAGCAATCACCGCAGCTTCATGGATGCGCTGATATTAATGGCGGCGTTATCAAGTCCGATTCGCTTTGCTTGCCATCACTATATGGGACAAGTGCCAGTAATGCGGGAGATTGTCACCGGTCAATTGGGGTGTTTTCCTTTGGAGGAAACTCAAAACCGCCAACAAAGCTTTTTTTCGCAGTCGCAGTTGCTATTGCAGTCTAAGCAGATGGTGGGAGTATTTCCAGAAGGGACTGCACCAATGGTGAAATCTACTCAGCCAAACCAGGTGGGTGAGTTTCAACGAGGATTTGCCCATTTAGCATTGCGAGCTGATGTGCAAGATTTAGCAATTTTGCCGATCGCGATCGCTTCCTTAGAAGAGGTAAACACGAATGGTTTTCCCTTAAGGCTTTTGAGTGTATTTGACCCTTCAGAACCTTTATTTAATCAAGCTGGTTGGCATCCTTTGGTAATTTATCGCCGGGTTGCGGTGTTAATCGGTCGCCCTTATTGGATAACACCCCAACATCAAAAAAAATATCACGGGAAACAAGCCAGAACTGTTGTGGCTGAACTGACAGAACACTGTCATGGTGAAATTAGCCATTTACTTCGTCAAGGTTGCTATTAG
- a CDS encoding alpha/beta fold hydrolase, which translates to MTISEVELKPCFLTPKRVQPEYPLLVYLPGMDGTGQLLRSQTAGLETGFDVRSLALPRKDLNTWDVLTKSVLDLIDAELEKSSHRSVYLCGESFGGCLAMKVAIQAPHLFKRTILINPASSFRLRPWLSWASQLTYLVPSELYDVGALGLLPFLASLPRISRSDRHELLKTMRSVPAETVLWRLSLLREFEVDEEKLSRLTQPVLLIAGGSDRLLPSVTEVKRIGNILPNNKIVVLPECGHACLLEQDINLYEILKDNDFLENNADISTGLEVRG; encoded by the coding sequence ATGACTATCTCTGAAGTTGAGTTAAAGCCTTGTTTCCTGACTCCTAAACGAGTACAGCCAGAGTATCCGCTATTGGTATATTTACCGGGAATGGATGGAACAGGTCAATTATTGCGATCGCAGACTGCTGGATTAGAAACTGGCTTTGATGTACGTTCTTTGGCACTCCCCCGGAAAGACCTTAACACTTGGGATGTGCTAACAAAAAGTGTATTGGACTTAATCGACGCTGAATTAGAAAAAAGCTCTCACAGGTCAGTTTACTTGTGTGGTGAGTCCTTTGGTGGTTGCTTGGCAATGAAAGTAGCGATCCAAGCACCCCATTTATTTAAGCGAACTATCTTAATTAACCCAGCTTCGTCCTTTCGTCTTCGCCCTTGGTTGAGTTGGGCATCTCAACTTACTTACCTAGTGCCATCAGAATTGTATGATGTTGGCGCACTGGGATTGTTGCCGTTTTTGGCATCTTTGCCTCGCATTTCTCGGAGTGATCGCCATGAACTGCTGAAAACCATGCGTTCTGTACCAGCAGAAACCGTTCTGTGGCGATTGTCTTTACTGCGAGAGTTTGAAGTTGATGAGGAAAAACTAAGTCGCTTAACTCAACCAGTTTTGTTGATTGCCGGTGGTAGCGATCGCCTTTTGCCTTCTGTAACAGAAGTGAAGCGGATAGGGAATATCTTACCAAATAACAAGATTGTGGTGCTGCCCGAGTGCGGACACGCTTGCTTGCTAGAGCAAGATATTAATCTCTATGAAATTCTTAAAGATAACGACTTTTTAGAAAATAATGCTGATATCAGTACAGGGCTAGAGGTGAGAGGATAG